In Ovis aries strain OAR_USU_Benz2616 breed Rambouillet chromosome 14, ARS-UI_Ramb_v3.0, whole genome shotgun sequence, a single genomic region encodes these proteins:
- the FFAR2 gene encoding free fatty acid receptor 2 yields MPNLDSSLILAAYIIILLTGLPANLLALRAFLGRVRQPHPAPVHILLLNLTLADLLLLLLLPFKIIEAASDFLWELSDLACALMGFGFYSSIYCSTWLLAGISIERYLGVAFPLQYKLSRRPVYGVIAALIAWVMSFGHGTVVIIVQYLNSTQRVPKENETSCYENFSQEQLRILLPIRLELCLLLFFLPMVVTTFCYWRFVWIMLTQPHMGAQKRRRAMGLAIVSLLNFLLCFGPYNISHLVGFHMKASPKWRREAVVFGSLNASLDPFLFYFSSSVVRRSFGKGLQALHHRGSSLLGRRCKETAEATNEDPGVSQAEGAPSSDFTMD; encoded by the coding sequence ATGCCAAACTTGGACAGCTCCTTGATCCTCGCGGCCTACATTATTATCTTGCTCACCGGTCTCCCTGCCAACCTCCTGGCGCTGCGAGCCTTCCTGGGACGGGTGCGCCAGCCCCACCCCGCACCCGTCCACATCCTCCTGCTCAACCTGACACTGGCcgacctcctgctgctgctgctgctgcccttcAAGATCATCGAAGCCGCGTCTGACTTCCTCTGGGAGCTGTCTGATCTAGCCTGTGCCCTCATGGGTTTCGGCTTCTACAGCAGCATCTACTGCAGCACGTGGCTACTGGCGGGCATCAGCATCGAGCGCTACCTGGGAGTGGCTTTCCCCTTGCAGTACAAGCTGTCCCGCCGGCCTGTGTATGGAGTGATCGCTGCTCTGATCGCCTGGGTCATGTCCTTTGGTCACGGCACCGTGGTGATCATTGTTCAGTACCTGAATTCAACCCAGAGGGTCCCAAAGGAGAATGAGACCTCCTGCTACGAGAACTTCAGCCAAGAGCAGCTGAGGATATTGCTGCCCATTCGGCTGGAGCTgtgcctcctcctcttctttctccccatGGTCGTCACCACCTTTTGCTACTGGCGCTTTGTGTGGATCATGCTCACCCAGCCCCATATGGGGGCTCAGAAGCGGCGCCGAGCCATGGGGCTGGCCATCGTATCGCTCCTTAATTTCCTGCTGTGCTTTGGGCCCTATAACATATCCCACCTGGTGGGGTTCCACATGAAAGCAAGCCCCAAGTGGCGGAGGGAAGCTGTCGTATTTGGTAGCCTCAATGCCAGTCTGGAcccctttcttttctatttctcttcctcAGTCGTACGCAGGTCGTTTGGGAAAGGGCTGCAGGCACTGCACCATCGGGGCTCCTCTCTTTTGGGACGCAGATGCAAAGAAACGGCGGAGGCCACGAATGAGGACCCGGGTGTGAGTCAAGCAGAGGGAGCGCCGAGTTCGGACTTCACCATGGACTAG